The DNA segment AGCCCTCCGGCGACCGCACGCTCTAGCGCATCGGCTCCTGCTCGATCACCACGCCCTGCCCATGAAGTTCATTAGTTCTATGTGTTTTATGATGAAAAGATGCAAAAGCTTACGATCACCCGACCCGACGACTGGCATCTACATCTACGCGACGGTGCGGCTCTGAAAGCGGTTCTGCCCCACACGGTTCGTCAGTTTGCCCGCGCTATCATCATGCCGAACTTGAAGCCCCCAGTCCGCTCGGTAGCTGATGCGGCGGCTTATCGCGATCGCATCCTTGCAGCAATTCCGGCTGGCAAACAGTTTGAGCCACTGATGACGCTCTACCTCACCGACAACACCAGCCCCGAAGAAATTATCCGGGCTAAAGAATCCCAGTTTGTCAAAGCGGTCAAGTACTACCCAGCCGGTGCAACGACCAATTCAGACTTTGGTGTGACGGACATTCGTCAGTGCGATCGCGTCTTTGAAGCGATGCAGCAGGTAGACATGCCTTTACTACTGCACGGGGAAGTGACCGATCAAAGTGTCGATATGTTTGATCGTGAGAAGGTATTTATCGAGCGACAGTTGATCCCCCTCAAGCAGCGATTTCCTAACCTGCGCGTGGTGCTTGAACACGTTACCACCTCAGATGCTGTGCAGTATGTCCTGTCTGCAAACAACATCGCTGCAACGATCACCCCACAACATTTGTTATTTAACCGCAATATCCTATTTCAAGGTGGCATTCGCCCCCATTTTTATTGCCTGCCAATTTTGAAACGTGAGGAGCATCGCCTGGCCCTTCTGCAAGCGGCAACCTCTGGCAATCCTAAGTTTTTTCTTGGCACCGATAGCGCCCCCCATCCCCGCAATGGCAAAGAAAGTTCCTGTGGCTGTGCGGGTTGCTACTCGGCTCTGCATGCGATGGAGTTATACACAGAAGCTTTTGAGAGCGTTGATGCACTCGATAAACTTGAAGCTTTCGCCAGCTTCTATGGGCCAGATTTTTATCAACTCCCGCGCAATACTGAACAGATTACTTTGGGCAGAACGACCTGGCGCGTTCCCGATGAAGTGCCATTTACTGAATTCGGACTTGTGCCCTTACGGGCAGGTCAGGAGATGACGTGGCAAATGCTTGACGCTAGCATGGCTGAAGCTAATTGATTTGGATGATCGTGTAATAGACACGCTATTCCTTAGTGATTGATGGTCGAAGAATCGGCAAGGACTCTTTACGACGCAAAAAAGATCTGTTTTGGAGAGGGCTAACGGCAAAGCTAGCCGGACAGAAACAATCTCTCCAACTTAACCGAATAGCTTATGCTCCGTTCCGGTTTAGCGTAGTGTTAGCTGGCGGTTGATGGGGTGACAAGCAGACTAGACAGAAGAATGGAACAGAGCCATAACCCGCAAACCTCTCTGGAAATAGGAGAGCTTATGAGGTGAAACTGGTCGAAAGCACTCAGCCAAATTGGAAAAAAACTCTAGCCCAGCGACCCAAAAAGTGCCATACAAACCGACCCAAAAACAACTGTGTCGTTGCTGTGTGCGTGCCAATTCAGTTAAACGAGCAATGTAGTGTTGCACACCAGCATTTTTGAGAGTTCTGCCCAAAAAAGTAGCACAAGTATAAGCCAGAGCAATTAATAAAACGCTAGTCCTGCATAGCGGGAATTAAACAGATATTAAGCCCAAATAAAGCCTAAAGAAGCCTTGTAAGCGACAAATAGTCACGATTATGATTCAACCACTCCACAAAGCGGAAAGACATCGCTGTGCGAAACGCTTCTAATGCCTCAACAAAGGTGTTTAAAGGTTTATTCGCCCACCTTCGTCTTAGTCCTCCGGTTAAGGTGCGCTACAAAATAAACGTATAAGCACAAAATACAAGAATGAAATGCCAAAGTTCGCTTCTAGAATCTCTGACTTGATATTCCTTAAGCCCCAGCCATCATGAGAGCTTCACGATAAAAAACCTCCACCCAATTCCTTGGAGTATAGGTGGTTAGTATCCACTCAGCTATGGCAATGCCAGAGCCAACATTGGTAATAAAATAGTCAACATCACTGGCTTGGTTGAAGGAGCAGGCATTCATGACGATAGCAATTGTTCTGGTTCCTTCAAGCTGTGAGAGTTTAACTTCAACAGTGGCTACCCAAACGATTTTCGGTTTATCCTTATTGAGTTGATTGAGTTGAACAGGGGCAAAAGCTTCAACAGGCAATGATGCAGCTAACTTTTCTAACCGAATCTCTTCTTGTTTATCGGACTGTATTTGAGTTATCACCTTGCGGTTTTTGGCTAATCCCCCTAGATACTTTAGTCTGGTTTTTTCTAGTTCCAGCAGAAATGTTGTGTTATTTCCATAGCCCGCATCAATTAGCACAATACCCGGTTAATATCCTCTCGTAAGGCTGCGGTCTATTAGCATTAAAGCTAGCTCCGGTTTTTTCTGGAACTCAAGGTCTTTTTTCCCAGAGCTAAAGAACTGGCGTGTTGATATAACTCTATATCCAACGGTAGGCTTTTTTTCCGTCATAAAGATGTGTTGTTACCACCACAATTCCGTTCTCGGTTTTCCCGATTTCTCCAATGTACTACCGTCCTATCCCCACCGTAAAATTCCCACTTTTTCGATGCCCTGAATCGTCAACGATTAATATGAATCTTCTACTTGTCCGAGGAAAGGCTACACTGATTCATCACGTGTAAACGGCGCTCATTTACCTGTTGAGCATCCCAAAGCGCTTCTGTTAAAAAATGGTGTAATCAGTGGTATGTTACTCCCACGGCGTTATCCGCCATTTGAGATAGGTTTTTTTCGGTCACTTTCCCCTAATAAACCTCCGACATAATTCCTAAACTCCCGTTTTTGCGCTTGATGTGTCCAGATATCATCAAAGCGTTTACACCATCTCTCGAAGCAAGGAGGCATTGCAGCGGGAGTTGTCTCTTTCATGACTCAAGCCTTAACGTAAAATGCTTTCCCTATTTGAATTATAGCTTTATGGGGCTTTTTCTTCGTTTAAGTCCCGTTAACTCGTTAGTATGATTTTTTTATGCAGAGAAGGCTAGGGAAAAGACTTGTTAATCAGAAAAACTTGTAGTTCCTCTGCGTAACTCTGCCCTTTCCTCTGGTGCCCTTTGCGCTAAAAAATCACTACTCTATTTGAAAAATTCGTAAGCCCCAATGTCATGCTTTAGCCCTAGGGGTCGGCTCGATCCTGCATAATCATTTGTGACTTGAGTAAGCGTAGTACCCGTTTCAATTGCTAGTGAACCAAGCTTCAGCTTGTAGTCAGTTGCTACCGTAGTTCCCGGATTTACCAGCAACGGGTTGGAAGTGATATCGCCGGTACCCACAGCAATACCCGCACTGCCACCATACCAACCGTTATTCCGAAATGCCAATCCAGTTTTGGCTGGAATTTCCGTCATTGCGACACTGCCAGTTTGGTAGAAAATGTTGTTGGCAATCAGATTGTTTGTATGTCCTGGATCGCTATGGATCAGGAGGATGGCTCGCGTCGCTTTGTAAAAGGTATTGTTGGCGATAACAAAGTTCTTCAAGCCTCCGCCTCTGCCGTAAGTTGAAAAATAGGCAAAACCTGTATTTCCTCCAGTGACAATGTTGTTGCGGATTTTAATATTATTCACTGGGTTGGAAAAATCGTAGTATTCATTGGCTGCCTGAATTCCACTAGCTGGTTTACCATCTCGGTAGAAGTTTGTGTTATTGGTCGTGTAAATGTGGTTTCGTTCTACCGTAATGTCAGTGGCGTTGTCTAGGTACAGATTCACGCTGTAGTTGTCATGCACCTTATTCTTAGAAGCTACACCGCCCTTAGTCAGAATAAAGTCGATCCCCTCGCCGTAGTTCTGATATACGTGGTTGTTGCTGATGGTAATATTGCTGGCTCTGCCACTGGCGATCCCTTGATCCCAACCCCCGCTAAGAGTACGGCTTTTGTTCGCAAGGCAATTCAAGTAAACGGTATTGCCGTCGATTCGGATGTTTGATGCTGTGGTCATATCTTTGTCGTAACCGACAAAGATACCGTTTCTGTAGGAGTTGTAAATGGTGTTGTTGAGGATCTGGAGGTTGTTGCCACCCCAGGACACAATGCCTGTAAATTTGGAGTTTTTTACTTCAAACCCCTTGAAGATGTTGTATGCGCCAGCTAGATTCACGATGTTGGTGTTGCTTGGCGTTTTACTTCCATCTAAAATTGCTTTCTCGCCTGGATAGGATTGATAGCGAATCGGATTACTGGAGGTGCCGATGCTGCCGATGTATTGTTCTTTGGTAAAGCTGTAGGTACCTCCTCGAACGTATACTGTGTCGCCAGGCTTTGCCTTATAAGCTGCGTAGGTGATGGTGGCAAATGGACTGCTCTGGGTTCCAGAATTGCTATCGCTGCCATTCGTCGCAACGTAGTAGGTGGTAATCGCAAGTCCTGGTTTTGCTCCCAGTCCGAGGCTAATTATCGGGGCACCAAAAATCAACAGCAGGCTCAATCCAGAAGAGTGTACTTTAGACATTTTTTACTTCGTTGGTAAACAACAAGGAAGCTAGACATAAGGCTGCTGTGCAGTTTTAGGAAGCTTCATCAAAACTTCATAAAACTGGTCTGCTAAATCCTAACCGTCATGGATATTTACTCAAATCAGTGATTTGGCGGAGAAATTGTTTAAAGAAATCGTGGAATTAAGTAAAAATTCGCTTTTACTTCCACATTCTTTCTTCAGCCTTGATTTGCTGGTAAAAATAAACAAGCGATCGCTACAGCACAACCAACAAAATACTCCCTACTTGTAGGAGTAGGGGTCAATTATCCGGGGTGCTTTTATGACCACGTCTTTCCTAACAAGGAGAAGCCAACGGTATGCAAAGAGTTGTAGTTTCTCTGCTTACCTTTGCGTGTATGAGCTATCTTCGTAACGATGAGTTAGCACATTCTTCGTGCTGTCAAGTGTGAGAAATATTTCTCATCACGAATGCTTCATCTACTGCGTCCTATGCCTTAGAAAAGCACTCGCACTCTTGTCTACTGGAAATACTCGTAAGCCCCAATGTCATACTTTAGCCCTAGAGGTCGGCTCGATCCCGCATAATCATTCGTGACTTCACTGAGCGTAGTACCCGCCTCAATCGCTGGTGAACCAGCCTGAAGCTTGTAGTCACTTGCTACTGTGGTTCCCAAATTTACCAGCAGCGGGTTGGCAGTGATATCACCGCTACCCGCAGCAACACCTGCACTGCCACCGAACCAAGCGTTATTCCGAAATGTCGATTTAGTTTTGTCTGACATTTCCGTCATCTCGCCGTCGCCAGTTTGGTGGAAAATGTTGTTGGCAATTAGATTACTCTTATGCCCTTTATCATCTTCGATGAGAAGCATGGCTCGTGCCGCTTTGTAAAAGGTGTTGTTAGCAATTACAAAGTTTTTCATGCCCCCGCCGTTGCCATAGCTTGAATAGTAGGCGAAGCCTGTAATGCCCCCGATGACAATATTGTTGCGGATTGTGATGTCTTTAACTGGATTGGAAGATCCATAGGGTTCATTAGCTGCCTGAATCCCGCTAGCTGGTTTACCGTAACGGTAAAATTCCTTGTTGTTAGTGGTGTAAATGTGGTTTCGCTCTACTGTGATGTCCGTGGCGTTATCTAGGTAAAGATTTACGCTGTAGTTGTCACGCACCTTATTACCAGAGGCGACACCGCCGTCGGTGAGAACAAAGCCGATTCCCTCACCATAGTTCTCATACACATGGTTATTGCTGATGGT comes from the Coleofasciculus sp. FACHB-1120 genome and includes:
- the pyrC gene encoding dihydroorotase, coding for MQKLTITRPDDWHLHLRDGAALKAVLPHTVRQFARAIIMPNLKPPVRSVADAAAYRDRILAAIPAGKQFEPLMTLYLTDNTSPEEIIRAKESQFVKAVKYYPAGATTNSDFGVTDIRQCDRVFEAMQQVDMPLLLHGEVTDQSVDMFDREKVFIERQLIPLKQRFPNLRVVLEHVTTSDAVQYVLSANNIAATITPQHLLFNRNILFQGGIRPHFYCLPILKREEHRLALLQAATSGNPKFFLGTDSAPHPRNGKESSCGCAGCYSALHAMELYTEAFESVDALDKLEAFASFYGPDFYQLPRNTEQITLGRTTWRVPDEVPFTEFGLVPLRAGQEMTWQMLDASMAEAN
- a CDS encoding right-handed parallel beta-helix repeat-containing protein, translating into MSKIQSSGSRLLLILSAPILSLGLAKPGLAITTYYVATNGSDSNSGSQNSPFATITYAATKADPGDTVYVRGGTYRFTKEQYIGSIGTSSNPISYQSYPGEKVILDGSQTPSNTNIVNVAGAHNIFKGFELDNAKFVGIVSWGGKNIKILNNVIQDSYRNAIFVGYDKNMTTASNIQIKNNTVYSNCLVNKSRNTDGGWPQAIGSSMASNITISNNHVYENYGEGIGFVLTDGGVASGNKVRDNYSVNLYLDNATDITVERNHIYTTNNKEFYRYGKPASGIQAANEPYGSSNPVKDITIRNNIVIGGITGFAYYSSYGNGGGMKNFVIANNTFYKAARAMLLIEDDKGHKSNLIANNIFHQTGDGEMTEMSDKTKSTFRNNAWFGGSAGVAAGSGDITANPLLVNLGTTVASDYKLQAGSPAIEAGTTLSEVTNDYAGSSRPLGLKYDIGAYEYFQ
- a CDS encoding right-handed parallel beta-helix repeat-containing protein — encoded protein: MSKVHSSGLSLLLIFGAPIISLGLGAKPGLAITTYYVATNGSDSNSGTQSSPFATITYAAYKAKPGDTVYVRGGTYSFTKEQYIGSIGTSSNPIRYQSYPGEKAILDGSKTPSNTNIVNLAGAYNIFKGFEVKNSKFTGIVSWGGNNLQILNNTIYNSYRNGIFVGYDKDMTTASNIRIDGNTVYLNCLANKSRTLSGGWDQGIASGRASNITISNNHVYQNYGEGIDFILTKGGVASKNKVHDNYSVNLYLDNATDITVERNHIYTTNNTNFYRDGKPASGIQAANEYYDFSNPVNNIKIRNNIVTGGNTGFAYFSTYGRGGGLKNFVIANNTFYKATRAILLIHSDPGHTNNLIANNIFYQTGSVAMTEIPAKTGLAFRNNGWYGGSAGIAVGTGDITSNPLLVNPGTTVATDYKLKLGSLAIETGTTLTQVTNDYAGSSRPLGLKHDIGAYEFFK